In the genome of Colletotrichum lupini chromosome 8, complete sequence, one region contains:
- a CDS encoding CobW/HypB/UreG, with amino-acid sequence MDFDDDAPPDLVEAGTVVEDDLPPSESQIKVPITIVTGYLGAGKTTLLNYILTAQHGKKIAVIMNALDIEKSLTVNKGDEQVEEWLEVGNGCICCSVKDTGVNAIESLMEKKGAFDYILLETTGLADPGNLAPLFWVDDGLGSTIYLDGIVTLVDAKNILRSLDDPAGKIEIDEDHKEDDGHSHGPLMTTAHVQISHADVIVINKSDLVSEEELGQIRSRIESINGLAKIHVTKQSEVPKLEGFLLDLHAYDQVTELDTSQKGHSHLDSTISTVSIPVPKLAPSQLEKIDWWLRKILWDRKLPGDEKTTLEVHRSKGRLVFNNGDIKLIQGVREIFEILDSPDQSREATQAQGGKIILIGRHLKGVDFEKSLVDTINSSI; translated from the exons ATGGATTTCGACGATGATGCCCCGCCTGATCTGGTAGAGGCCGGAACCGTTGTTGAGGATGATCTGCCACCATCGGAGAGCCAGATCAAGGTCCCGATCACCATCGTAACGGGTTATCTCGGTGCTGGGAAGACGACGCTGCTCAACTACATCTTGACGGCGCAACATGGAAAGAAGATTGCCGTGATTATGAACG CTCTCGATATCGAAAAGTCGCTCACTGTCAACAAAGGTGACGAGCAAGTTGAGGAGTGGCTTGAAGTCGGCAACGGCTGCATATGCTGCTCCGTAAA GGACACTGGTGTCAACGCCATCGAGTCGCTCATGGAGAAGAAGGGCGCGTTCGATTACATTTTGCTAGAGACCACAGGTCTTGCGGACCCTGGCAACCTCGCGCCCCTGTTCTGGGTCGACGATGGCCTAGGAAGCACAATCTACTTGGACGGTATCGTGACTCTGGTAGATGCGAAGAACATTCTTCGCAGCCTTGATGACCCCGCCGGCAAGATTGAAATCGACGAAGATCACAAAGAGGATGACGGCCATAGTCACGGTCCGCTCATGACGACGGCTCACGTCCAGATCTCACATGCTGATGTCATCGTCATCAATAAGTCGGATCTGGTTTCCGAAGAAGAGTTAGGGCAGATCAGATCGAGGATAGAGTCTATCAATGGACTCGCCAAGATACACGTCACCAAGCAGAGCGAGGTGCCGAAATTGGAGGGGTTCTTGCTGGATTTGCATGCCTACGACCAGGTCACGGAGCTCGATACCAGCCAAAAGGGCCACAGCCATCTAGATTCG ACCATTTCGACTGTCTCGATACCAGTGCCAAAGTTGGCACCCTCACAACTCGAGAAGATCGATTGGTGGTTGAGAAAGATCCTCTGGGACCGTAAGCTTCCTGGGGACGAAAAGACGACGCTTGAGGTCCATCGGTCAAAGGGTCGGCTCGTCTTTAACAACGGCGATATCAAACTCATCCAGGGCGTGAGGGAGATATTCGAGATTCTTGACTCGCCTGACCAATCGCGCGAGGCTACGCAAGCTCAGGGAGGTAAGATCATTCTCATTGGAAGGCATCTCAAGGGCGTCGACTTCGAGAAGAGCTTGGTGGATACAATCAACTCGAGCATATGA
- a CDS encoding WD repeat domain-containing protein → MAPMLEFRTQGYNPYAVKYSPYYDSRIAVASSANFGIVGNGRVFCLGLTARGIEVETTFDTNDSQYDLAWSEINENQLVVACGDGSIKLFDLGVKDFPVMNFHEHKRETFSVNWSPITKDTFVSSSWDGTIKVWSPTRDHSLRTLPVGNCTYSASFQPSNPHIISSVSSDSQIRIFDLRTPVSSRYHLTSMIPVHAAGPSFPSAAPGEVLTHDWNKYRDTVIATGGVDRAVRTFDIRNPTAGPVAVMQGHEYAVRRLAWSPHASDLLLTASYDMTVRLWDDRSNAPPAGGPAGGAQIGAQVGVMNRHTEFVVGVDWCLFGVGGWVATVGWDERVLLWDANALLGGGQTIAVI, encoded by the exons ATGGCCCCAATGCTCGAATTCCGCACGCAGGGCTACAACCCCTACGCCGTAAAGTACTCGCCCTACTACGACTCGCGCATCGCCGTCGCATCGTCGGCCAACTTTGGCATCGTCGGCAACGGCCGCGTCTTCTGCCTCGGGCTGACGGCGCGAGGCATCGAAGTCGAGACGAC ATTCGACACAAACGACTCGCAATATGACCTCGCCTGGTCCGAGATCAACGAGAACCAGCTCGTCGTCGCCTGCGGCGACGGCTCCATCAAGCTCTTCGACCTCGGCGTGAAGGACTTCCCCGTCATGAACTTTCACGAACACAAGCGCGAGACCTTTTCCGTCAACTGGAGCCCCATCACAAAGGACACCTTCGTCTCGAGCTCGTGGGACGGCACGATCAAAGTG TGGTCCCCAACCCGCGACCACTCCCTCCGCACCCTCCCCGTAGGAAACTGCACCTACTCAGCCTCCTTCCAGCCCTCCAACCCGCACATCATCTCCTCCGTCTCCTCCGACTCCCAAATCCGCATCTTTGACCTCCGCACCCCGGTATCCTCCCGCTACCACCTAACCTCCATGATCCCCGTCCACGCCGCGGGCCCATCCTTCCCCTCCGCCGCCCCGGGAGAAGTCCTCACCCACGACTGGAACAAGTACCGCGACACCGTCATCGCCACGGGCGGCGTCGACCGCGCCGTGCGCACCTTTGACATTCGGAACCCGACGGCGGGACCCGTAGCCGTCATGCAGGGCCACGAGTACGCCGTCCGCAGGCTGGCGTGGAGCCCGCACGCGAGCGATTTGCTGTTGACGGCGAGTTATGATATGACGGTGCGGTTGTGGGACGATCGGTCGAATGCGCCGCCTGCTGGTGGACCTGCGGGCGGGGCGCAGATTGGTGCGCAGGTTGGGGTTATGAACAGGCATACCGAGTTCGTTGTCGGTGTCGACTGGTGTCTGTTTGGTGTTGGCGGGTGGGTGGCTACCGTCGGCTGGGATGAGAGGGTTCTTCTCTGGGATGCCAACGCGCTGTTGGGTGGTG GGCAGACCATTGCTGTCATTTAA
- a CDS encoding DEAD/DEAH box helicase codes for MSGCFIPSPVSRRKDPPKTKGTNRSSAKTRCARISGATFAAPALRTTRPAILQTIAKAPASALRVPLSINAFRQYSSEAASAAAAPVAEDEGNASGLTTKFADLTKLGVHSTLVDTITNRMRYENMTDVQSKTIEPALKGMDLVAQAKTGTGKTLAFLVPILQRMIAADPSLATRKARYQASSKDIRGIIISPTRELAEQIALEAEKLCQGTGLVVQRAVGGTRKGEMLHKTRREGCHLLVGTPGRLNDLLEDPYSGIEAPNLAAIVLDEADRMLDVGFERELQSIVDQLPDPKTSARQTLLFSATIPKNVIALARQWVRPDNFDFIQTISKDDVLTHDRVDQHVVHCRGWANVFPAMYELIDKEIQKRTADRDLLPFKALVFLPTSALVDLAGDVDITMRGDRDRVQGWRIHSKLTQSQRTKAAELFRKAKSGILFSTDVTARGLDFPNVTHVIQIGATSDREQYIHRLGRTARAGKEGEGWLILADSEMELARRELQGLPLKPNQTIDCAQHDFTSGDEPTAICEKVTQATARVDPQVLEVAYLSLFGQNRDNVQAKVDELREWWVNAMEQDDTPALSASTIEKRGLRRIRGLNVRQPGSRYGSDSGGRGDREGFSRGGDRGDRGGFSRREPRDAFEKMEMDSTSSDRRSSDRRSSDRRSGGFSRGGGRGFGGRERQQRSSW; via the exons ATGAGTGGCTGCTTCATCCCGTCCCCTGTTAGTCGCAGGAAAGACCCACCGAAAACCAAAGGAACCAACCGAAGCTCAGCGAAAAC AAGGTGCGCTCGCATCAGCGGCGCAACCTTCGCCGCCCCGGCTCTCCGAACGACCAGACCTGCCATCCTCCAGACAATCGCAAAGGCTCCAGCAAGCGCGCTTCGCGTGCCACTCAGCATTAATGCGTTTAGACAGTACTCTAGCGAGGCCGCCAGCGCTGCGGCCGCGCCGGTCGCCGAGGATGAAGGAAACGCTTCGGGTCTGACGACCAAGTTCGCGGATTTGACGAAGTTGGGCGTTCACTCTACCCTTGTCGACACCATCACGAACAGAATGCGGTACGAGAACATGACGGACGTCCAGAGCAAGACCATCGAGCCTGCACTGAAGGGCATGGACCT TGTCGCCCAAGCAAAGACAGGTACCGGAAAGACCCTGGCGTTCCTCGTTCCCATTCTGCAGAGGATGATTGCGGCGGATCCGTCGCTCGCAACCAGAAAGGCTCGTTACCAGGCCAGCTCAAAGGATATTCGTGGGATCATCATCTCCCCTACACGTGAGCTTGCCGAACAAATCGCCCTCGAGGCCGAGAAGCTGTGCCAGGGCACGGGCCTGGTCGTCCAGCGTGCCGTCGGTGGAACACGAAAGGGCGAGATGCTGCACAAGACCCGTAGAGAAGGTTGCCACTTGCTCGTTGGTACACCCGGACGTCTCAACGACCTTCTCGAGGACCCCTACAGCGGAATTGAGGCACCTAACCTGGCTGCGATTGTCCTCGACGAGGCTGACCGCATGCTCGACGTCGGTTTCGAGAGAGAGCTGCAGTCTATCGTCGATCAGCTGCCCGACCCCAAGACTTCTGCGCGCCAGACTCTGCTCTTCTCTGCTACCATCCCCAAGAACGTTATCGCTCTTGCCCGCCAATGGGTCCGGCCCGACAACTTTGACTTCATACAGACCATTTCCAAGGACGACGTTCTCACCCACGACAGAGTTGATCAGCACGTTGTCCACTGCAGAGGCTGGGCCAATGTCTTCCCTGCTATGTACGAGCTCATCGACAAGGAAATCCAGAAGAGAACTGCCGACCGGGATCTGCTGCCCTTCAAGGCCCTTGTATTCTTGCCTACGTCAGCCTTGGTCGATCTTGCTGGCGATGTCGACATTACGATGAGAGGCGACCGTGACCGCGTACAGGGATGGAGAATCCACTCCAAGCTCACCCAGAGTCAGCGCACGAAGGCTGCAGAGTTGTTCCGCAAGGCCAAGTCCGGCATCCTGTTCTCCACCGACGTTACTGCCAGAGGTCTCGATTTCCCCAATGTCACCCACGTTATCCAGATTGGCGCTACCTCAGACCGTGAGCAATACATCCACAGACTCGGCCGCACGGCTCGTGCGGGCAAGGAGGGTGAGGGATGGTTGATTCTCGCCGACAGCGAAATGGAACTTGCCCGCCGGGAACTGCAAGGCCTTCCCTTGAAGCCCAACCAGACGATCGATTGTGCTCAGCACGACTTCACCAGCGGAGACGAGCCTACGGCGATTTGCGAGAAGGTGACCCAGGCTACTGCTCGGGTCGACCCCCAAGTCTTGGAGGTTGCCTACCTGTCCCTGTTCGGCCAGAACCGCGACAACGTTCAGGCCAAGGTTGACGAGCTCCGCGAGTGGTGGGTCAATGCCATGGAGCAGGACGATACACCCGCCCTGAGCGCTTCCACTATCGAGAAGCGTGGTCTGCGTAGAATCAGGGGTCTCAATGTCAGACAGCCGGGCTCTAGATACGGTAGCGACAGCGGCGGCCGTGGCGACCGTGAAGGCTTCAGCCGTGGTGGTGACCGCGGTGATCGTGGTGGTTTTAGCCGCCGCGAGCCCCGCGATGCTTTTGAGAAGATGGAGATGGACAGCACCAGCTCTGACCGCCGTTCCTCTGACCGCCGTTCCTCTGACCGCCGTTCAGGTGGTTTCAGCCGGGGCGGAGGACGTGGCTTCGGTGGAAGAGAGCGTCAACAGAGATCCTCCTGGTAA
- a CDS encoding Mob1/phocein family protein translates to MAMAPSSPRLPSPPPPAEIQIGPKSPSTGAQSNREASPMEQSLIEANSRRRIHPGTKAADMAAGPPLIPLNELDSAFQLQEHLAALHYHHTKSNSVPITRTTAIQLATPPPGIDRTLWLYELCRFLISQCNTLIVGFLFDSPPCSAATCPEMRASEWQFLCAVHEQPKSCCAIDYCCHTLDWAANIVTDPKIFPSRFVVLSDVHNKGVAVKNLVNVFRRLHRIFAHAWFQHRAVFWTIEGQTGLYVFFKTVCDMYDLLPAENYKLPPEAEGLETATAVPDANGGDKKPLPMSIVKPSHRESLGQSEDDNFQPVGRTATRRHVRASPSVGSAVTTVVEADEEDNVVTNKLREMRISAPETLEEEPEVADVPVIVEKEIIGDASPTEEKEEAAAAEPQVVETDYPDTESDAETTLVYEETEGGMAHPNQPRLDLNFEENEDVPASGSEAAAEGADEPKDADDKTADEAPDAAAKDDDESGEIPDVSTHDFAQESTAKVDETTMTTDAADADSKAEEADKAEETEPKHEAKEEKAEEAEGGKKEA, encoded by the exons ATGGCAATGGCGCCGAGCTCGCCCCGGCTGCCCAGTCCGCCACCGCCCGCTGAGATCCAAATCGGTCCCAAGTCCCCTTCCACGGGTGCGCAATCGAATCGCGAAGCCTCGCCGATGGAGCAGTCTCTCATTGAAGCTAACTCGAGGCGTCGCATACACCCGGGAACGAAGGCCGCCGACATGGCTGCTGGACCGCCGCTTATCCCCCTTAATGAG CTCGACTCGGCCTTCCAGCTCCAGGAGCATCTCGCCGCCCTCCACTACCACCACACCAAGAGCAACAGCGTCCCGATAACCCGTACGACCGCAATCCAGCTGGCAACGCCCCCGCCGGGCATCGACCGCACTCTCTGGCTGTACGAACTGTGTCGCTTCCTCATCTCGCAATGCAACACCCTCATTGTCGGCTTCCTCTTCGACTCCCCACCCTGCAGCGCGGCGACGTGTCCCGAGATGCGCGCGTCAGAGTGGCAGTTCCTCTGTGCCGTCCACGAGCAGCCCAAGAGCTGCTGCGCCATCGATTACTGCTGCCACACGCTCGACTGGGCCGCCAACATCGTTACGGACCCCAAAATCTTCCCCTCGCGCTTCGTCGTCCTCTCCGACGTCCACAACAAGGGTGTCGCCGTCAAGAACCTCGTCAACGTCTTCCGCCGCTTGCATCGCATCTTCGCGCACGCCTGGTTCCAGCACCGCGCTGTCTTCTGGACCATTGAGGGCCAGACTGGACTGTACGTCTTCTTCAAGACCGTATGCGACATGTACGACCTCCTCCCCGCCGAGAACTACAAGCTCCCACCTGAGGCCGAGGGCCTGGAGACCGCAACGGCGGTGCCTGATGCCAACGGTGGTGATAAGAAGCCGCTTCCAATGTCCATTGTGAAGCCCAGCCACCGTGAGAGCCTCGGACAGAGCGAAGACGACAACTTTCAGCCTGTTGGCCGTACTGCTACGAGACGTCATGTCAGGGCGAGTCCCTCTGTTGGCAGTGCTGTGACGACAGTGGTGGAGGCTGACGAGGAAGACAACGTTGTAACAAATAAGTTGCGGGAGATGCGCATCTCTGCCCCCGAGACGCTCGAGGAGGAGCCCGAAGTGGCCGACGTGCCGGTGATTGTTGAAAAGGAGATTATTGGAGATGCGTCGCCCACAGAAGAAAAGGAGGAGGCCGCTGCGGCAGAGCCTCAAGTGGTCGAAACCGACTACCCTGATACAGAATCCGATGCGGAAACGACTTTGGTCTATGAAGAAACCGAGGGCGGTATGGCCCACCCAAACCAACCGCGGCTAGATCTGAACTTCGAGGAGAATGAGGACGTTCCTGCATCAGGAAGCGAGGCAGCAGCCGAAGGCGCCGACGAGCCTAAAGACGCAGATGACAAGACGGCGGATGAGGCTCCCGATGCAGCAGCTAAGGATGACGATGAATCTGGCGAGATTCCAGACGTCAGCACTCACGACTTTGCTCAGGAGTCAACCGCCAAAGTAGACGAGACTACGATGACAACAGATGCCGCAGATGCGGACAGCAAGGCTGAAGAAGCCGACAAGGCGGAGGAAACGGAGCCGAAGCACGAGGCAaaggaggagaaggcggAGGAGGCCGAGGGGGGTAAGAAGGAGGCATGA
- a CDS encoding GRF zinc finger, with amino-acid sequence MDSFLIRKKRKLTEEVKPTEDDEPTEVKLAILSSLHPNLEQDVLLDVLLAHNGSVTESLEALKAQIPIKKSNGVNGAQSSLRHFGVRSEDSSNGPQPKKKLMSKKGATLHLYDPVDIAEHTPCTVIHNFLPPEEANDLLRELMTEAKSFEKNVTFKLFDNVVASPHTSSFYVESYDEIQTQKTDYLYNGAKLSDIRRITPQLIKVKPKVAEAVNEEIQTRIKTRYPEGKKLRYQSPNPWAPNMAFVNCYDGPQENVGWHSDQLTYLGPRAVIGSVSLGVAREFRVRRIIPKDGGGENGNSTTMTAEDADAEGQISIHLPHNSLLVMHAEMQEEWKHSIAPAQAIDPHPVAGNKRINITYRDYRADMHPRHTPKCDCGIPCVLRVVQRKKENHGRYFWMCHGGNVPGKDSCSFFQWAKFDDDGAPIWTHTTRKLNS; translated from the coding sequence ATGGACTCGTTTCTTATCAGGAAGAAGCGGAAACTCACTGAAGAGGTGAAGCCCACGGAGGATGATGAACCGACCGAGGTGAAATTGGCTATCCTTTCATCTCTTCATCCAAATTTGGAGCAAGATGTACTGCTGGACGTGCTCTTAGCACACAATGGCTCTGTCACGGAATCGCTCGAGGCTCTCAAGGCGCAAATCCCGATCAAAAAGTCGAATGGAGTCAACGGTGCACAGAGTTCCCTCCGGCACTTTGGTGTTAGGTCGGAAGATAGCAGCAACGGTCCGCAGCCAAAGAAGAAACTCATGTCCAAGAAGGGGGCCACGCTTCACCTGTACGATCCTGTCGACATTGCTGAACACACGCCGTGCACCGTCATCCACAACTTCCTCCCGCCAGAGGAAGCCAACGACCTCTTGCGAGAGCTCATGACGGAGGCAAAGTCTTTTGAGAAGAATGTTACCTTCAAACTATTCGACAACGTCGTGGCTAGTCCGCACACGTCGAGCTTCTACGTCGAAAGCTACGACGAGATTCAAACGCAGAAGACGGACTACCTCTACAACGGTGCCAAGCTGAGTGACATTCGCCGCATCACACCGCAGCTCATCAAGGTCAAACCGAAAGTCGCAGAGGCTGTGAATGAAGAGATCCAGACGAGAATTAAGACCCGCTACCCCGAGGGGAAGAAGCTTCGGTACCAGTCGCCTAACCCTTGGGCACCCAACATGGCCTTTGTGAACTGCTACGATGGGCCCCAGGAGAACGTTGGGTGGCACAGCGACCAGCTGACCTATCTCGGACCTCGCGCCGTCATCGGGTCGGTATCACTGGGCGTCGCGCGGGAGTTCCGCGTGCGAAGGATCATCCCCaaggacggcggcggcgagaaTGGAAATAGCACGACGATGACGGCCGAGGACGCCGACGCAGAGGGCCAGATCTCGATTCACCTCCCGCACAACTCCCTTCTCGTGATGCACGCCGAGATGCAAGAGGAGTGGAAGCACAGCATCGCGCCGGCGCAGGCTATCGACCCGCATCCCGTCGCCGGCAACAAGCGCATTAACATCACCTACCGCGATTATAGAGCCGACATGCACCCGCGACACACGCCAAAATGCGACTGCGGGATCCCATGTGTGCTAAGGGTTGTGCAGAGAAAGAAGGAGAACCACGGGAGGTACTTTTGGATGTGTCACGGGGGCAACGTGCCCGGCAAGGACAGTTGCTCGTTTTTCCAGTGGGCCAAGTTTGACGACGATGGAGCTCCTATATGGACCCATACGACCCGAAAGCTCAATTCTTGA
- a CDS encoding NOT2/NOT3/NOT5 family protein codes for MDLAGHLEEEYPWEVSLALVSSLPFIMGKRQRLVRKKAARQEKMDKALSSSPREKPKKGYADVLKTEFPSLSNNAQMNTTGQSNMWSSTASRNLGAGPVPRNQQSTPLSAQSGQDELFTPTSARQGAFRFGGQSSAGPAPQAQSNPVDDFPPLNRNSNGEIGGERSANLMPSLGFGGSQASGSTAAIPPARSAGAGNGLLNALSANSRTSDGRSPSIASVQDQARIQEASGERGNSFSEENGGDSASQSAETRTPPGAIGNDAVTGNGKAKEEKEGQSPDVQDPLAGMAPIDKFGMKGLRVLMNNYPSYGALMQGMDPNEFGLNVNSPDLISTQIYSLFDDTPPRPAIPSVRLPECYKVTNVQPIETKIPSFNEETLFWIFYSCTQDVKQQLAAVELHSRNWRWHKKLHFWLTKDELMMPASLGPHHERGYYIVWDTTNWRKERREPANTPAFRHTNDFHRPERHDTDTESVAMANEQISLPYLVMILLVTAFVIRFLFFSPAPPPAPRQSAAAVLRTREAAVERIQQMFPQVDRRTILWDLQRNGGNIQATSERILAGRMEAPPITFQPPPPPGANNAASSSSTPAKAPEKPTQPDLITRYKLQDKISAQQQRQAEADAAAVAEKEKEKAAKGWSSNRDERQSLLQKRRDEMILAARRKMEAKIAAEKAA; via the exons ATGGATCTGGCTGGGCATTTGGAGGAGGAGTACCCATGGGAG GTCTCTCTAGCTCTTGTCTCTTCTCTTCCTTTCATCATGGGCAAAAGGCAACGTCTTGTCCGAAAGAAAGCAGCGAGACAAGAAAAGATGGATAAAGCATTGTCTTCTTCGCCTCGCGAGAAGCCCAAAAAGGGCTACGCGGATGTCCTAAAGAC CGAATTTCCATCTCTCTCCAACAACGCCCAGATGAACACCACCGGTCAGTCAAACATGTGGTCATCAACAGCGTCGCGGAACCTGGGTGCTGGCCCAGTGCCACGCAACCAGCAGTCGACGCCACTGTCGGCTCAGAGCGGCCAGGATGAGCTCTTCACGCCAACTTCGGCTCGCCAAGGCGCCTTTCGCTTCGGTGGTCAGAGCAGCGCAGGCCCGGCGCCTCAAGCCCAGTCTAATCCTGTGGACGATTTTCCGCCCTTGAACAGAAACTCGAACGGCGAAATCGGTGGTGAGCGAAGTGCTAACTTGATGCCCTCTTTGGGTTTCGGTGGCAGCCAGGCGAGCGGCTCAACCGCCGCGATACCTCCTGCCCGAAGCGCAGGTGCCGGCAACGGTCTTCTCAATGCGCTCTCCGCAAATAGCAGAACTTCAGATGGTCGCTCACCTTCCATCGCTAGCGTGCAAG ATCAAGCAAGAATACAAGAGGCATCTGGCGAAAGAGGCAACTCTTTCTCTGAAGAGAATGGTGGCGACAGCGCTTCTCAGTCCGCAGAGACCAGAACCCCCCCCGGCGCCATTGGTAACGACGCAGTCACAGGCAATGGCAAGGCCAAAGAGGAGAAGGAAGGCCAATCGCCCGACGTGCAGGACCCTCTGGCGGGAATGGCGCCCATTGACAAATTCGGCATGAAGGGTTTACGTGTTCTCATGAACAACTACCCCAGCTATGGCGCCCTGATGCAGGGAATGGATCCCAACGAGTTCGGACTCAACGTCAACTCACCAGA TCTCATCTCCACGCAGATTTACTCTCTCTTCGACGACACGCCTCCGCGTCCCGCGATTCCCAGCGTCCGGCTTCCTGAGTGTTACAAGGTGACCAATGTGCAACCGATTGAGACCAAGATCCCGTCATTCAACGAGGAGACCCTATTCTGGATCTTCTACAGCTGTACACAGGACGTCAAGCAACAATTGGCTGCGGTTGAGTT GCACAGCCGAAACTGGCGTTGGCACAAGAAGCTGCATTTCTGGTTGACTAAGGACGAGCTCATGATGCCCGCTAGCCTTGGTCCCCACCATGAACGCGGCTACTACATCGTCTGGGACACCACCAACTGGCGCAAGGAGCGG CGAGAGCCTGCAAACACTCCGGCCTTCCGCCATACCAACGACTTCCACCGGCCAGAGCGGCACGACACAGACACAGAATCCGTTGCCATGGCAAACGAGCAGATCTCGCTGCCGTATCTGGTGATGATACTGCTGGTTACGGCATTCGTGATACGGTTCCTGTTCTTTTCGCCCGCCCCGCCACCGGCGCCGCGACAGAGCGCTGCAGCGGTACTACGTACGCGCGAGGCAGCCGTGGAGAGGATACAGCAGATGTTCCCGCAAGTAGACAGACGAACGATTCTTTGGGATTTGCAGAGAAACGGCGGAAATATCCAGGCGACGTCTGAGAGGATCCTCGCAGGACGGATGGAAGCT CCTCCAATCACTTTCCAGCCCCCTCCCCCGCCGGGAGCGAATAACGCAGCGTCCAGCTCCTCGACACCGGCCAAGGCGCCCGAGAAGCCCACACAGCCGGACCTGATTACGAGATACAAGCTCCAAGATAAGATCTCGGCGCAACAACAGCGGCAAGCGGAAGcggacgccgccgccgtcgcggagaaggagaaggagaaggcggCCAAGGGGTGGAGCTCGAACAGGGACGAGAGGCAGTCGCTGTTGCAGAAGCGGAGGGACGAAATGATTCTTGCGGCGCGGCGGAAGATGGAGGCTAAGATTGCTGCTGAAAAGGCGGCATAA
- a CDS encoding glutathione-dependent formaldehyde-activating enzyme, with the protein MTTTAEEPKQTYRGNCHCKTFVYEVQLPEIKSASACNCSLCSRKGTLWVIPQRADLRFVKGAEDDLSTYNFGPGQITHKASPGNLNTRKRARFSAMNLSEGEEALGLAFMQVRSIQDLDIWGLEKKTYDGASYGANYEPHTHNGPRPTAEVEGGKVYTGSCHCGALTVAVVSKPIDETYENEVIECNCSICERNGYVWVYPNSDQVVLTGDDDKIGRYVFGHHILAKTFCKNCGVPITNQFNPLSEEEQSNLVELAQYWYEKSKTRHPVNARVLDGVDVKSLKIIQIDGKGEHQPGYVNP; encoded by the exons ATGACCACCACCGCCGAAGAGCCAAAGCAGACCTACCGCGGCAACTGCCACTGCAAGACCTTCGTCTACGAGGTCCAGCTCCCAGAGATCAAGTCCGCCAGCGCCTGCAATTGCAGCCTCTGCTCCAGGAAGGGGACCCTCTGGGTCATTCCCCAGCGCGCCGACCTACGCTTCGTCAAAGGCGCCGAGGATGACCTCTCGACGTACAACTTTGGTCCCGGCCAGATTACGCACAAGGCGAGTCCCGGGAATCTGAACACGCGGAAACGAGCAAGATTCTCTGCAATGA ACCTGTCCGAGGGGGAAGAAGCACTAGGGCTGGCATTTATGCAGGTGCGCTCGATCCAAGACCTCGATATTTGGGGACTGGAGAAGAAGAC TTACGACGGCGCGTCTTACGGCGCCAACTACGAGCCTCACACCCACAACGGTCCCAGGCCGACGGCCGAGGTCGAGGGGGGCAAAGTTTACACCGGCAGCTGCCACTGCGGCGCTCTGACGGTGGCTGTCGTCAGCAAGCCCATTGACGAGACGTACGAAAACGAAGTCATCGAGTGCAACTGCAGCATCTGCGAAAGG AATGGATACGTCTGGGTGTACCCCAATAGCGACCAAGTCGTGCTGACGGGAGACGACGACAAGATTGGCCGCTACGTCTTTGGACACCACATTCTCGCAAAGACGTTTTGCAAGAACTGCGGCGTCCCGATCACCAACCAGTTCAACCCGCTGAGCGAGGAGGAGCAGAGTAATCTGGTGGAGCTGGCGCAGTACTGGTACGAGAAGTCGAAGACGAGGCATCCCGTCAACGCGCGGGTTCTCGACGGGGTGGATGTGAAGAGTCTGAAGATTATCCAGATCGATGGCAAGGGTGAGCATCAGCCTGGATACGTGAACCCCTGA